The genome window gtgtgggtgtgggagggaTGAGGATAAGGCAGAAGAAGCAAGTGGAcccggaaagaaaagaaagagtccTCAGACTGACAGACGAGGCGCGTCACCCCCTAAGCTGTCCAACCCAAACCACTGTCTCCCCTCACGTTTCGCCCAGCCAGCGCCGCCACGCTGGCTGCCTCCTCCCCACCCCGAGACGCAACAGGCTGCGGCACCGCCACCTCCCTGCCACAGACACCCCCTACCCTGTGGCCACAGAGTGATGGAAGGCCTCCCTATCTGCTGTTGGCTGTACCCCTCCCTTGCTTCTCAACAGGAAGGCAGGGTGCGTTCCCCTCCCTGAGTCATCACTACCACTGGTCGTCGCCCCGCCTCCATCGCCAGGAGGCAGCGGGGCGTCATAGCCTCCCTAGCCTCCGCTCGCTGCGACAGGACATCCTGGCGTGGCTGAGAGGAGCGGGGCGCGGCCATCTGTATCTCCGGTGCGTGGGGGAAGGATTCAGGATACTTTACGAGATCACAGGCGCTCAGGGACGGCGGGCGCCACGCCATCATGGGGCGCCGCGCCTACAGGGCAACCACCACAGAGAGACAAAGtggcgggcacacacacacacacacacacacacacacacacacacacacacacacacacacacacacacacacacacgcgccgcGGCAGTGCTGGTGCTGGGTGGTGCACTACACATGGGTGCGGGTGCCGGGGTGCCCCGGTGCCCTGGGGTACCTGTCCGTGGGACGAGGCGCAGGGAGGAGAGCGCCGCGTGGCTCGCGTTGTGCCAGGACTTCTGGGAGCCGTTCCAGGGTTGTGCCGGGAAGGACCTGGTGGACAGCGAGCGTGGGGGTGGCGAGATGGGCGTGCTGCCGCTCAGCAGCACGCCCATGCTCTCCTGGCTGGCCAGAGGCGCCTTGCTGCCCAGCACCCACATTTCCTTGGCGAAGGTTGGGGTGGTCAACAGGGGGTGGCTGCCCACCACGGGGGAGCGGGGGCTGCGGGTGAACAGAGGGGTGGGCCATGGGTTGGCCAGGTGCTCCGTGCTGCCGGGGCGTGGAGTTGGGGCGTGGGTGGTGGCGGGGTGCAGGCCTCGTCAGTGTGCTCCAGCGCCGGGTTGTCAAGGCCGGTCGGGACGGAATCAGCTGGCGTTGGTGCCAACAGCTGGTTCTCACTCCGCCCCTCGGCTTCGTCTGGCTCGGAAACATCCTGCCGGCACTCGTGCATGACCAAGGCCTCACCCTCGCCCCTGTGACCATCCTCCGCGTCACGCTGTGCTGGGAGCGCCCAGTGGTTCTGCAGCGGTGCGGCGCCCCACAGGTCCCGGGGCCGAGCGCCGCCGCCCGCCCAGCCTCCCCAGCGGGCCGCGTCCTCGGGGGAGGTGCACAGGGAATGCCTCCCGTCTGAGGAGCGGCGCCGCGACGCGGGGCGGGGGAGGGTGTTTGCTGCAGCGGCGGGCTGCTGCGGCGGTGCCTGGTGGGGGCTGGCGTCCCCGCACTGAGGGGCGTCCTCCGGgctgggggtgggggagggcggGTGGAGCGCCGTCCTGTCGTCGTCGGGGTGCAGGGGCCGAGGGCTGCCCGTCCACAACATGCCCCTCACGCCCCCATGCGTGGAGGTCCTGCTCGCCCCAtgagaggcggggcggggcaggccgGGTCGGGGAAGATCGGGGACCGCCGCTCACACACTACTCGCGGCTGGGTGCACACAGCACAGGCGCCGCCCACACgcggcacacacacatcaccacactcatgcaggcggggcggggcgtcgGCGCCGAGACACAGtcaccgcagcagcagcagcagctcgaTCCCCTCACGCactcagcggcggcggcagcagcagcagggcggAGAAAACGGTGTGCCTAGAGATGCCTCACACTTACTGGatgctgcctgtgtgtgtgtgtgtgtgtgtgtgtgtgtgtgtgtgtgtgtgtgtgtgtgtgtgtgtgtgtgtgtgtgtgtgtgtcattctctcAGGCTAAACTTCCTTTAAACGATTACGTGACtggtatctttctttttcagacttcatctctctctctctctctctctctctctctctctctctctctctctctctctctcaatttgtaTGAAAGGTTAGCAAAGGTGAACAGAAATACAACCGCCCCctcgcaatgtgtgtgtgtgtgtgtgtgtgtgtgtgtgtgtgtgtgtgtgtgtgtgtgtgtgtgtgtgtgtgtgtgtgtgtgtgtgtgtgtgtgtgtgtgtgtgtccctaccGGAGACAAATACCGCATCTAGAATccataacaagaggaggaggaggaggaggaggaggaggaggaggaggaggaggaggaggaggaggaggaggaggaggaggaggaggaggaaagggaaacgagtacagaaaagagaagaggtaatggagagaagaggagagatggtaacgagagaagggatgagtgacgagggagggagggagggaggggaagaagagaggcaatgtagggagagggaagggaaaatactgggggggagaggagagtgagtgagagctgAGTGAGAGaacggagagagacagaggggaggttccaatacttttcctctactacctcccattctctctctctctctctctctctctctctctctctctctctctctctctctttccatcacccTTTCCTCTTGAAAATTATAgacaaaactgaataaataaaataaaatagatatatagataaataaatgaataaataactaaactaaggaagagaggaacgaaCCTAATGATGATTGATTGGACACAGAtattgatgaaagaaaggatggataaataaatatggaagtaaaaatatatataagagatctttaataataataataataataataataataataataatgatacctgAAAAGAcaccgaattttttttttatcaattaccATAAAACTTTCTggaatatgctctctctctctctctctctctctctctctctctctctctctctctctctctctctctctctctctctctcaatcaccaccaccaccaccaccacctcacttcaacacactaccaAACTAACAAAACCAAGTCACGACAcgcatctccatctcctcaacACCCATGCCTCTGAcgtgtggtggtgacgtgaTGGCCaaacacgtcaccaccaccaccaccttccccgtCACTCCCTCCCTGTCACCAGCCTTCCCTGTCACTCCttcctgtatgtgtgttttgaaaAGGTGCTTGGTGTGTATTGAAAATCGATCATATTAAGGCCGCTTGCAGTGTGCGTATATCGGAggtacagagagagggagagggatggaaatggagggaaagaggaaaagaaagggaggaagagggagggaaagatggcaagggaggaaaggaaaggagggaaaatattgtgggaaggagagatagaactggggaaggagagagaagacggaaagaggaaaagggaagggaggaagagatagggaaagatggcaagggaggaaaagattgagggagggagagatagaaggggaaggagagagagagagagagaagagggaaggagagagagggaaggggagggagagagggaagggaaagatggagggagagggaaagagggttaggaaagggaggtaaagagagatggggaggaaaagagggaaggggagggaaaagagaaggggtAGGAAGTggtaaggggagggaaagagggaagaggagagaaagaggaagagaagggaaagagggtaggaaggagacggaaagatgagaaggaaaaaaggaggaggaagagggaaggggaagaaaagatggtaggggaggaagagagggaaggggagggaaaaaaagggaagagaaaacgggaagaggacaagagaaaaagtgaaggagagggaaggggagggaaagatgaagggaagagagagaggttggaagaggagggaaagagggaagacgatggagcgagggaagaggagggaaagagggaaagggagggagataaagagggagaaagatggatagactgaacacacacacacacacacacacacacacacacacacatgcataaatGGAGAGTTGGTTACATAAATATacagaaaagtagataaaaaaaagacagacagacagacagacaaccagacatacatacatacatgcatacatacatacatacaaacatacatacaaatataacCTTTATTAATAATATGACGTTTCCATGTATAATTCAACGTAAAATCAGGGAAAtatgagataagagagagagagagagagagagagagagagagagagagagagagagagagagagagagagagagagagagatttcaactTTGATATGACTCTTTCATATTCAATAGGATgtaaaattagagagagagagagagagagagagagagagagagagagagagagagagagagagagagagagagagagagaggagagagagaatttcaccaCAGCTCCGGCGCCATTTCATCTAAAATAGAACGCTAAATTAGTTGTATTAATCAAAAATTCTTTCATTCAagcatttattcaatttttctttcccttaataTGTCGAAAACTTTTAATAGCGAGGCTGattgggttctctctctctctctctctctctctctctctctctctctctctctctctctctctcgggtcacAGTACAGCTTTAAGTCGTTGCCTGACAGTGAAAgcatgaatgatgatgatgatgatgatgatgatgatgatgatgatgggaggaggaagaggaggatgaggatga of Portunus trituberculatus isolate SZX2019 chromosome 32, ASM1759143v1, whole genome shotgun sequence contains these proteins:
- the LOC123511986 gene encoding translation initiation factor IF-2-like, coding for MLWTGSPRPLHPDDDRTALHPPSPTPSPEDAPQCGDASPHQAPPQQPAAAANTLPRPASRRRSSDGRHSLCTSPEDAARWGGWAGGGARPRDLWGAAPLQNHWALPAQRDAEDGHRGEGEALVMHECRQDVSEPDEAEGRSENQLLAPTPADSVPTGLDNPALEHTDEACTPPPPTPQLHAPAARSTWPTHGPPLCSPAAPAPPWWAATPC